One region of Armigeres subalbatus isolate Guangzhou_Male chromosome 3, GZ_Asu_2, whole genome shotgun sequence genomic DNA includes:
- the LOC134225197 gene encoding uncharacterized protein LOC134225197 isoform X2, protein MRFAAKPFNASDNACKVIRFLTPNLYELREIARHFGYKEPIANTLVENFSHLDELLGEVRKLGTFVGAHIDNVIVTLGYYGVVIVRRACEHTPFFDSRGAYQRQPGDELQVRFYPGRKLDFIVNVSGAGDSFSSGFISAMLEGRMEPVCVEVGFEAACCALGSKGAVADLYFDRSHACWDKEAGARFIAVE, encoded by the coding sequence ATGCGATTCGCCGCAAAACCCTTCAACGCATCTGATAACGCTTGTAAGGTCATTCGCTTCCTTACCCCCAACCTGTACGAATTGCGGGAAATAGCCCGCCATTTCGGCTACAAGGAACCCATCGCCAACACTTTGGTGGAGAACTTCAGTCACCTGGACGAGCTACTGGGAGAAGTCCGAAAACTGGGCACGTTTGTCGGTGCCCATATCGACAACGTGATTGTCACTCTGGGCTACTACGGAGTAGTAATTGTTCGCCGAGCGTGTGAACACACACCGTTCTTCGATTCGAGAGGCGCTTATCAACGCCAGCCCGGTGACGAACTGCAAGTGCGGTTCTATCCGGGCCGCAAGTTGGACTTCATTGTTAATGTTTCCGGTGCGGGCGACAGTTTTTCCAGTGGCTTCATTTCGGCCATGCTGGAGGGCCGTATGGAACCGGTGTGCGTCGAAGTCGGATTCGAAGCCGCCTGCTGTGCGCTCGGTTCCAAGGGGGCCGTGGCCGATCTGTATTTCGATCGAAGCCACGCTTGCTGGGACAAGGAGGCGGGAGCCCGTTTCATTGCCGTTGAATAG
- the LOC134225197 gene encoding uncharacterized protein LOC134225197 isoform X1, with translation MIVFFEPTDMRFAAKPFNASDNACKVIRFLTPNLYELREIARHFGYKEPIANTLVENFSHLDELLGEVRKLGTFVGAHIDNVIVTLGYYGVVIVRRACEHTPFFDSRGAYQRQPGDELQVRFYPGRKLDFIVNVSGAGDSFSSGFISAMLEGRMEPVCVEVGFEAACCALGSKGAVADLYFDRSHACWDKEAGARFIAVE, from the coding sequence ttttctTTGAGCCCACGGATATGCGATTCGCCGCAAAACCCTTCAACGCATCTGATAACGCTTGTAAGGTCATTCGCTTCCTTACCCCCAACCTGTACGAATTGCGGGAAATAGCCCGCCATTTCGGCTACAAGGAACCCATCGCCAACACTTTGGTGGAGAACTTCAGTCACCTGGACGAGCTACTGGGAGAAGTCCGAAAACTGGGCACGTTTGTCGGTGCCCATATCGACAACGTGATTGTCACTCTGGGCTACTACGGAGTAGTAATTGTTCGCCGAGCGTGTGAACACACACCGTTCTTCGATTCGAGAGGCGCTTATCAACGCCAGCCCGGTGACGAACTGCAAGTGCGGTTCTATCCGGGCCGCAAGTTGGACTTCATTGTTAATGTTTCCGGTGCGGGCGACAGTTTTTCCAGTGGCTTCATTTCGGCCATGCTGGAGGGCCGTATGGAACCGGTGTGCGTCGAAGTCGGATTCGAAGCCGCCTGCTGTGCGCTCGGTTCCAAGGGGGCCGTGGCCGATCTGTATTTCGATCGAAGCCACGCTTGCTGGGACAAGGAGGCGGGAGCCCGTTTCATTGCCGTTGAATAG